In Pyxidicoccus trucidator, a single genomic region encodes these proteins:
- the hutH gene encoding histidine ammonia-lyase, with amino-acid sequence MSRARILIDGDTLKLEQILQVARNEVTVELAPEAATRVRASRALVDRVAAGDTPSYGINTGFGTLAEVRIDKKDLRDLQRNLILSHACGVGTPLPLPEARALLLLRCNVLAKGYSGIRPETLTLALDMLNRDVVPVVPERGSVGASGDLAPLAHLALVFIGEGEAFHQGQRLPARQALERAGLQPVVLEAKEGLALVNGTQAMCAVGTLLQLRAESLAELADVAGAMTLEGLLGSHKPFIPEIHDVRAHPGQKQCAAHLREILVGSELVETHVNCSKVQDPYSLRCMPQVHGAAREGLSFARRILEVEVNSATDNPLVFTETERIVSGGNFHGQPISLAMDVVAMALTQLSSISERRVEQLVNPSLSGLPAFLAKNSGLNSGFMIAQVTSAALVAESRVLSHPASVDSIPSSAGREDHVSMGMTAALKGRQVSDFTRSCLAIEVLCAAQALDFRLPVKPGKGALAAYELVRSKVPHMDRDRELHKDIEAVSQLIDSGALLAAVRSATA; translated from the coding sequence ATGTCTCGCGCCCGTATCCTCATCGACGGTGACACCCTCAAGCTGGAGCAGATCCTCCAGGTGGCCCGCAACGAGGTCACCGTGGAGCTCGCCCCCGAGGCGGCCACCCGTGTCCGCGCCTCGCGCGCCCTGGTCGACCGGGTCGCCGCCGGGGACACGCCCTCCTATGGCATCAACACGGGCTTCGGCACCCTGGCCGAGGTCCGCATCGACAAGAAGGACCTGCGCGACCTCCAGCGCAACCTCATCCTCTCGCACGCGTGCGGCGTGGGCACCCCCCTGCCCCTCCCGGAGGCCCGGGCGCTGCTGCTCCTGCGGTGCAACGTGCTGGCCAAGGGCTACTCGGGCATCCGCCCGGAGACGCTGACGCTGGCGCTGGACATGCTGAACCGGGACGTGGTGCCGGTGGTCCCCGAGCGGGGCAGCGTGGGCGCCTCGGGGGACCTGGCGCCGCTGGCGCACCTGGCGCTGGTGTTCATCGGCGAGGGCGAGGCGTTCCACCAGGGCCAGCGGCTGCCGGCGCGTCAGGCGCTGGAGCGGGCCGGCCTGCAGCCGGTGGTGCTGGAGGCCAAGGAGGGCCTCGCGCTGGTGAACGGCACGCAGGCCATGTGCGCGGTGGGCACCCTGCTCCAGCTCCGCGCGGAGTCGCTGGCGGAGCTCGCCGACGTGGCGGGCGCCATGACGCTGGAGGGCCTGCTGGGCAGCCACAAGCCCTTCATCCCGGAGATCCACGACGTGCGCGCCCACCCGGGCCAGAAGCAGTGCGCGGCGCACCTGCGCGAGATTCTGGTGGGCAGCGAGCTGGTGGAGACGCACGTCAACTGCAGCAAGGTGCAGGACCCCTACTCGCTGCGCTGCATGCCGCAGGTGCACGGCGCGGCGCGCGAGGGCCTGTCCTTCGCCCGGCGCATCCTCGAGGTGGAGGTGAACAGCGCGACGGACAACCCGCTGGTGTTCACGGAGACGGAGCGGATTGTCTCGGGCGGCAACTTCCACGGGCAGCCCATCTCCCTGGCGATGGACGTGGTGGCCATGGCGCTGACGCAGCTGTCGTCCATCAGCGAGCGGCGCGTGGAGCAGTTGGTGAACCCGTCGTTGTCGGGGCTGCCGGCGTTCCTGGCGAAGAACTCGGGGCTGAACTCGGGCTTCATGATTGCCCAGGTGACGAGCGCGGCGCTGGTGGCCGAGTCCCGCGTGCTGAGCCACCCGGCGTCGGTGGACTCGATTCCGTCATCCGCGGGCCGCGAGGACCACGTGTCCATGGGCATGACGGCGGCGCTCAAGGGCAGACAGGTGAGTGACTTCACCCGCTCGTGTCTGGCCATTGAAGTGCTGTGCGCGGCGCAGGCGCTGGACTTCCGCCTGCCGGTGAAGCCCGGCAAGGGCGCGCTGGCGGCGTACGAGCTGGTGCGCAGCAAGGTGCCGCACATGGACCGGGATCGTGAGCTGCACAAGGACATCGAGGCGGTGAGCCAGCTCATCGACTCGGGCGCGCTGCTCGCGGCGGTGCGCTCCGCGACGGCCTGA
- a CDS encoding DUF6310 domain-containing protein gives MAAPEIVVGAVIVIGVVVVGVAIKEALDAYELRGSSSEDVEPAPQTKPVPQEPSANRKPKPEPSGQDWFPPVPTEPLERERRPECKPQRANHRGGNDPHNNCADKIPNNSFPGWDVFVNGKNFDALQLARRTLWEVKTDNFDTYSDFLRGQVIKDQVLKMRIERALALACGFGFRVGVRSEAHKEALEDAAPDLKGLIVVMDWC, from the coding sequence TTGGCTGCTCCCGAGATCGTTGTGGGTGCGGTGATAGTCATTGGCGTGGTGGTGGTGGGAGTCGCCATCAAGGAAGCGCTGGATGCGTATGAACTGAGAGGGAGTAGCTCGGAGGATGTAGAGCCCGCGCCCCAAACGAAGCCCGTCCCGCAGGAGCCCTCCGCGAATCGAAAGCCCAAGCCGGAGCCCTCAGGGCAGGATTGGTTCCCCCCGGTGCCGACCGAGCCACTAGAGCGAGAGCGCCGCCCGGAGTGCAAGCCTCAACGGGCAAATCACCGTGGCGGCAATGACCCGCACAACAATTGTGCCGACAAGATTCCGAACAACAGTTTCCCCGGGTGGGATGTGTTCGTGAATGGGAAGAACTTCGACGCGCTGCAACTGGCCAGGCGCACGCTCTGGGAGGTCAAGACCGACAACTTCGACACGTACAGTGACTTTCTCCGAGGTCAGGTGATCAAAGATCAGGTGCTGAAGATGCGGATTGAGCGTGCCCTCGCTCTGGCCTGCGGATTTGGCTTCCGGGTCGGTGTACGCAGCGAAGCGCATAAGGAAGCGCTGGAAGATGCGGCCCCGGATCTCAAGGGCCTTATCGTCGTCATGGACTGGTGTTGA
- a CDS encoding DUF5953 family protein → MAARRKMTLIVYAPALVGDDSRPVAVVHGMERAFPGLRLDWRVAEDGRPIALPQRDAWLAEGTKDGSFPLVCNGDESYPVMISGWELPAGSSPGGQAQLEVHAQLPPDAGGRAAVADVLEAVAESARAYWGHATPFRASVDIARQTRNRPDDLEPPPRGLPVIKSPGAMRSPETPHRLGWLNYWSAAAAQAIGFPDPARDADLLSRARRTTTGGWVVQLTDAPLDLDNPDHLDTLKRAYDRFPEIGGRSTP, encoded by the coding sequence ATGGCAGCCAGGCGAAAGATGACCCTCATCGTCTACGCCCCTGCGCTCGTGGGCGACGACAGCCGCCCTGTGGCCGTGGTTCATGGGATGGAGCGTGCGTTCCCTGGCCTGCGCCTGGATTGGAGGGTCGCCGAAGACGGGCGCCCCATCGCATTGCCGCAGCGCGACGCGTGGCTCGCAGAAGGGACCAAGGACGGGAGCTTCCCTCTCGTGTGCAACGGTGACGAGAGCTACCCGGTGATGATTTCCGGGTGGGAACTGCCAGCGGGCAGTTCGCCAGGTGGTCAGGCACAACTTGAGGTCCATGCGCAGCTGCCACCGGACGCAGGCGGGCGCGCGGCGGTGGCGGATGTGCTGGAGGCCGTGGCGGAAAGCGCACGCGCGTACTGGGGGCATGCCACGCCGTTCAGGGCAAGCGTGGACATCGCGCGCCAGACGAGGAACCGGCCAGATGACCTGGAGCCCCCTCCCCGAGGCCTGCCGGTGATCAAGTCCCCTGGTGCCATGCGCTCGCCTGAAACTCCGCATCGGCTGGGTTGGCTGAACTACTGGTCGGCAGCCGCCGCACAGGCCATCGGGTTCCCGGACCCCGCCCGCGACGCGGACCTTCTGTCTCGGGCGCGGCGCACGACGACGGGCGGGTGGGTTGTGCAGCTCACGGACGCGCCGCTCGACCTCGACAACCCCGACCACCTCGACACGCTCAAGCGGGCCTATGATCGCTTCCCGGAGATAGGCGGACGCTCCACCCCTTGA
- a CDS encoding serine/threonine protein kinase, whose amino-acid sequence MPTPQALLFSSIVLLATSPGCTGSGVALRPDGSPGPQECPEESKKAIRYMGLRVGDSVLVDLDANQAESRRVTLYDGPIESVMREEFGPLGATSRLYGQVWTSGPQVVIRYYEAQSSNGEKVPICAVARLGYDQMRKLPESKPGTAILDGSVAAAFIVDAFR is encoded by the coding sequence ATGCCGACCCCCCAAGCCCTCCTGTTCAGCTCTATCGTCCTGCTCGCTACGTCGCCCGGCTGCACAGGGAGTGGCGTGGCGTTGCGCCCCGACGGTAGTCCAGGTCCGCAGGAGTGCCCGGAAGAATCAAAGAAGGCGATTCGATACATGGGGCTGCGCGTTGGGGACAGCGTGTTGGTGGATCTCGACGCGAACCAAGCCGAGAGCCGGCGCGTCACGCTCTACGACGGGCCGATTGAGAGTGTCATGAGGGAGGAGTTCGGCCCGCTCGGTGCGACGAGCCGCTTGTACGGGCAGGTCTGGACGAGCGGCCCGCAGGTCGTCATCCGGTACTACGAGGCGCAGTCATCGAACGGGGAAAAAGTTCCCATCTGCGCGGTGGCGCGGCTCGGCTATGACCAGATGAGGAAGCTGCCCGAGTCCAAGCCTGGAACCGCGATCCTCGACGGCTCTGTCGCAGCCGCGTTCATCGTCGATGCGTTCCGGTGA
- a CDS encoding DUF2381 family protein has product MRTLPLFGYGLIAVFVASSAAQASDERDKRTVRPIMLSEHPNEGTHSIYVKGQVVTTLRFEQLVDAIKTKMIGWEGRLEPLAVVRNKVILEPIHDLNRDEGIPLVVTLADGTEIPFLVKPPWSKKDGGWPPILDQQVDVFKDRESHASTHAALMDALKKNDTLTDENERYRKEENSVDHAYATLLVNGQRKKTPFRRRFVYRPKNEDMDMVVEVFGGPGKAAALITLKNTSYGGPWEFDGAYLTRDFTHYTARPFALRMDRATIVPGQTGRIAVVADKSAFLTDDGQLTDLALQIFRGDGLLQVFVKLERTLVQK; this is encoded by the coding sequence ATGCGTACTCTCCCACTTTTCGGGTATGGCCTGATTGCTGTCTTTGTGGCTTCGTCAGCCGCTCAGGCCAGCGATGAGCGCGACAAGCGCACCGTGCGCCCCATCATGCTCTCCGAGCACCCGAACGAGGGCACCCACTCCATCTACGTCAAGGGGCAGGTCGTCACGACATTGCGGTTCGAGCAGCTTGTAGACGCGATCAAGACGAAGATGATTGGTTGGGAGGGCCGACTCGAACCGCTGGCGGTGGTTCGGAACAAGGTGATCCTTGAGCCCATCCACGACCTCAACAGGGACGAAGGAATTCCCCTGGTCGTGACGCTGGCTGATGGGACCGAAATCCCGTTCCTCGTAAAGCCACCATGGAGCAAGAAGGACGGAGGGTGGCCGCCGATTCTCGACCAACAGGTCGACGTGTTCAAAGACCGGGAAAGTCATGCGTCCACGCACGCGGCGCTGATGGACGCGCTCAAGAAGAATGACACTCTCACTGACGAGAATGAGCGCTACCGCAAGGAAGAAAACTCCGTCGATCACGCCTACGCGACGCTCCTCGTAAACGGACAGCGGAAGAAAACCCCCTTTCGCCGCAGGTTCGTTTACCGGCCGAAGAATGAGGACATGGACATGGTCGTCGAAGTCTTCGGAGGCCCCGGCAAAGCGGCAGCGCTCATCACATTGAAGAACACCTCCTACGGTGGGCCCTGGGAGTTTGACGGTGCCTACCTGACCCGTGACTTCACCCACTACACGGCTCGACCCTTCGCGCTTCGCATGGACCGAGCCACGATCGTTCCGGGGCAGACGGGTCGAATCGCGGTCGTAGCGGACAAGAGCGCCTTCCTGACGGACGACGGGCAACTCACTGATCTCGCGCTCCAGATCTTCCGAGGAGACGGCCTCCTCCAAGTGTTCGTGAAGTTGGAACGCACCCTCGTTCAGAAGTAG